In Chryseobacterium gleum, a single genomic region encodes these proteins:
- a CDS encoding superoxide dismutase has translation MNPFTLPQLPYAYDALAPFIDKETMTIHHQKHHQAYVDNLNAALEQTNETNADLDSLLQRISEYSPAVRNNGGGHYNHSLFWEILSPEPKLNPEGMLHDDITATFGSLEELKAGMKKAGLAQFGSGWVWLYVKFNGSLAISSTPNQDNPMMDILSMNRGFPILGIDVWEHAYYLNYQNKRADYLDAFWSVLDWSAVEKKYEEALSKIR, from the coding sequence TAAAGAAACAATGACGATTCATCATCAGAAACACCACCAGGCTTATGTAGATAATTTGAATGCAGCGCTGGAACAAACCAATGAAACTAATGCTGATCTTGATTCGCTACTGCAAAGGATCAGTGAGTACAGTCCAGCTGTAAGAAATAACGGAGGCGGACATTATAATCACTCTTTATTCTGGGAAATTCTTTCTCCTGAACCTAAGCTGAATCCTGAAGGTATGCTTCATGATGACATTACAGCCACTTTTGGAAGTCTGGAAGAACTTAAAGCAGGAATGAAAAAAGCCGGTCTGGCTCAGTTTGGTTCAGGATGGGTGTGGCTGTACGTAAAATTCAACGGATCTCTGGCCATCAGTTCTACTCCTAACCAGGATAACCCGATGATGGACATTCTTTCGATGAACAGAGGTTTTCCGATTCTTGGAATAGATGTATGGGAACATGCTTATTATCTGAACTATCAGAATAAACGTGCAGATTATCTGGATGCCTTCTGGTCTGTACTGGATTGGTCTGCCGTTGAGAAAAAATATGAAGAAGCGTTGTCAAAAATAAGATAG